The Chitinophagales bacterium genome has a window encoding:
- a CDS encoding arginine decarboxylase gives MNNSYTDLVKQTFDFPQEGFEVVDNYLQFNGVDIKKLIDKYGTPFKLTYLPKIGQQIATAKKLFNDAIKKTRYDGNYYYCYCTKSSHFSFIVEEALKHNVHLETSFTYDIEIIKQLYKRRKITKDTFIVCNGYKTKAYTRSIARLINEGFRNVVPILDNKEEFEDYKRLIRSKDPVNIGIRLATEEEPTFDFYTSRLGIQKKDVLEFYVDKIKGNDKFRLKMLHFFMNKGIKDDIYYWSELNKVLNLYCQLKKICPELDSINLGGGFPIKHSLGFDYDYKYIVGEIVSNIKKVCKRNKVDVPDIYTEFGSYTVGESGAVIYSTLGEKMQNDREIWYMIDSSFITTLPDTWGIGEKFLLLPINKWDNEYQEVHLGGLTCDSHDFYTSEEHINAVFLPKTDKEKGAEPLYMGFFHTGAYQDQLAGYGGIKHCMIPSPKHVVVEQDKNGNMVDWLYAKEQTAQSMLKLLGYTK, from the coding sequence ATGAACAACAGCTATACTGACCTCGTAAAACAAACCTTCGATTTTCCGCAAGAAGGTTTTGAAGTAGTAGATAACTACCTGCAGTTCAATGGAGTGGATATAAAAAAGCTGATAGACAAGTACGGTACGCCCTTTAAGCTTACCTACCTGCCCAAGATAGGCCAGCAGATAGCTACAGCTAAAAAGTTGTTCAACGATGCGATAAAGAAAACCCGGTACGATGGTAATTATTACTATTGTTACTGCACCAAGAGTTCGCATTTCTCATTTATAGTAGAAGAGGCGCTGAAGCACAATGTGCACCTGGAGACCTCTTTTACTTATGATATAGAGATCATCAAACAGTTATACAAACGCAGAAAGATAACCAAGGATACATTCATCGTGTGTAATGGTTATAAGACCAAAGCCTACACCCGCAGCATCGCCCGCCTGATCAACGAGGGGTTCAGGAACGTGGTGCCGATACTGGATAATAAAGAAGAGTTTGAGGATTACAAGAGACTTATCAGGTCAAAAGACCCGGTGAACATAGGTATCAGGCTGGCAACAGAAGAGGAGCCGACCTTTGACTTTTACACGTCGCGCCTGGGTATACAGAAGAAAGATGTGCTGGAGTTTTACGTGGACAAGATAAAAGGCAACGATAAGTTCAGACTGAAAATGCTGCACTTCTTCATGAATAAGGGTATCAAAGATGATATCTATTACTGGAGTGAGCTGAATAAGGTGTTGAACCTGTATTGCCAGTTGAAGAAAATATGCCCGGAACTGGACAGTATCAACCTGGGGGGCGGTTTCCCGATCAAACACTCTTTGGGTTTCGACTATGATTACAAATACATTGTTGGCGAGATCGTATCCAACATCAAAAAAGTCTGCAAGCGCAACAAGGTTGACGTGCCCGATATCTATACGGAATTCGGTTCGTATACAGTAGGGGAGAGCGGTGCCGTGATATACAGCACACTGGGCGAAAAGATGCAGAACGACAGGGAGATATGGTATATGATAGACAGCTCTTTCATTACTACGCTGCCCGATACGTGGGGTATAGGTGAGAAGTTCCTGCTGCTGCCCATCAACAAGTGGGACAATGAATACCAGGAAGTGCACCTGGGCGGGCTTACCTGCGACAGCCACGACTTCTATACTTCAGAAGAACATATCAATGCTGTATTCCTGCCCAAGACCGATAAGGAAAAAGGTGCGGAACCACTCTATATGGGCTTCTTTCACACAGGCGCCTACCAGGACCAACTGGCGGGTTATGGAGGTATCAAACATTGTATGATACCATCGCCCAAGCACGTGGTGGTAGAACAGGATAAGAACGGTAATATGGTAGACTGGCTGTATGCAAAAGAGCAGACCGCACAAAGTATGCTGAAACTACTGGGATATACTAAGTAG